CGGTGCTGGTCATAGAGCTGTATAACATGGTCCCTAGGCGCTGCAATGATTTAACCCGTAGAGGGAGAGAACAAAAAAAGCATAATAACACATTGTGTGAAGAACGGCGAGAGGGCAGGGGCGGGGAATTCCTAGTTTTTTCTCTTCCTGATATAGTGGGCGATCTCCCGGAGCGGTTCCGCCTTACGGTCAAAGGTTTCCAGACTTGCCAAGGCCCTTGCTACAGCCTCTTCCGCTTTTCTCCTGGTCTCTTCGATTCCGAAGAAGGCGGGGTAGGTCGATTTCTGCCGTTCGGCATCGGATCCGGCGGCTTTGCCAAGCTCTTCAGTGGTCCCTTCGACGTTCAGCAGATCGTCAACGATCTGGAAGGCAAGGCCGATCTCGTTGCCATAGTCGGTAAGGGCCTGGAACTGTGCTTCACTGGCCCCCCCGACTACCGCTCCCGCCTGGACCGCAGCGGTGAGGAGGGCGCCGGTTTTGCGCCGGTGAATCTGCTTCAGGGTCTCAAAATCGATTTTCTTTCCCTCACAGGCGATATCAATGGCCTGGCCGCCGACCATCCCCATGGAACCGCTTCCTTCGGCGATCAGCCTGATGATTTGTAACTGTTCGGCTGCTTCAAGCTTGCTGTTGCGGGCAAGGAGTTCAAAAGCCAGGGTCAGCAGGCCGTCCCCGGCCAGTATTGCCCCGGCCTCCCCGTAGATTGTATGATTGGTCGGTTTTCCGCGCCTCAGATCATCATCGTCCATGGCCGGCAGGTCGTCATGGAT
The nucleotide sequence above comes from Pseudomonadota bacterium. Encoded proteins:
- a CDS encoding polyprenyl synthetase family protein, producing MDLKKYLGEKKKLVEESMEALMYAPRGLQEDHARHIEAMGYSLFAGGKRIRPILCLAACSAVGGVEDNAIPAAVSLECIHTYSLIHDDLPAMDDDDLRRGKPTNHTIYGEAGAILAGDGLLTLAFELLARNSKLEAAEQLQIIRLIAEGSGSMGMVGGQAIDIACEGKKIDFETLKQIHRRKTGALLTAAVQAGAVVGGASEAQFQALTDYGNEIGLAFQIVDDLLNVEGTTEELGKAAGSDAERQKSTYPAFFGIEETRRKAEEAVARALASLETFDRKAEPLREIAHYIRKRKN